CTTTTTCATGGTCAGTGGTGGCAATCAAATCTTCTTCAGGCCACTCAAAGGGACCTAAGGGTGATTCTCTGCTCATCACATAAGCGTATTTGTAATTTGCGTTAGAAGATAAGGTATAGAGGTAATAATAAATACCGTTGCGCTTAAAAATCCACGACCCTTCCGAGTAAGCGCCACCATGCTTGGTAGTAATCTGATGGCGGGTGCTTGGATCGATACTCAGCCAATCCGGATTCAGTTTAGCTACATGGCGGCGGCGCCATCCGATATAAGCGGTACCATCATCATCCACAAAAGGATCACCATCAATATCATCCAAAACAGGCACTGCCTTATTCGGTCCCGAGAAAATGTTCGGACCGTTAGCAGTAACAAAGGGACCTTCTGGAGAATCGGCAGTTGCCACGAAAGTCTGCTCCGGATCCGGCTTTGGTGCGTTAGGATCAGGGCTGGCTACCTCACTTGCGGAAAAATAGAGGTAATACTTGTATCTGCCATTTTCCATCCGCCGCAGCACCCGGCCCGGCGCCCAGTATTTTGCTACTGTCCAGTCTACATCGGGAAAAATTGTGCCCTCAAAACTCCAGTTGCAGAAATCAGTGGACTTCCACACTACCGGAACTCCCGATGCTCCTAACCCCGTTCCAATATCTGTAGTGCCATAGAGATAGAAAACTCCATCAAACTCCACTACCGACGGATCTGCAATCGTATCAGGAATAATCGGATTATAAAACCTCATACCCGGCCTCCTTACAGAGATATAGTTTTAACTAAAATCTCCCTGTTACTATCTGGATGCCCATCGACACAAACAACACCAGCGTATCGACGATAAAGCCGAGAATCATGGGCTTAAACCCAAGATCTTTAATCTCGCCGAAACTTGTTCTTAAACCAATAGCAGCTAACGCCATTACCATGCAGAACTTAGAGCTGTTAGAAAGTCCCGGCACCAGTGCATCAGGGATAATACCGAAGCTGCGCAGAGCTACTACAATCAGGAAGAACACCACAAAATGGGGGAATATCTTTTTAAGATTAACCGGCACTCGTCTTCCGTCAACTGCTCTCGACTTGGCTTCCAGCCTCTCGTTAATAAACGAAAAGATTAATACAAACGGTATGATAAACAGTGTCCTTGTTAACTTCACGATTACCGCGGTATTTCCTGCTATTTCCGAAAAAGCATAGCCCGCAGCTACAACTGATGAAGTATCATTAACCGCTGTGCCAACCCACAATCCATATCCCAAATTCGACATGCCGAGCGCCATTCCTACCCACGGAATAGCTACAACTGTAATCACGTCAAAGATAAATGTTGCCGAAATAGCGTAAGCAATGTCTTCATCGTCAGCCTTAATAACCGGTCCTACCGCCGCTACAGCAGATCCGCCGCAGACAGCCGTGCTCACGGCCAAGAGGTTAGT
This genomic stretch from Bacillota bacterium harbors:
- a CDS encoding family 43 glycosylhydrolase → MRFYNPIIPDTIADPSVVEFDGVFYLYGTTDIGTGLGASGVPVVWKSTDFCNWSFEGTIFPDVDWTVAKYWAPGRVLRRMENGRYKYYLYFSASEVASPDPNAPKPDPEQTFVATADSPEGPFVTANGPNIFSGPNKAVPVLDDIDGDPFVDDDGTAYIGWRRRHVAKLNPDWLSIDPSTRHQITTKHGGAYSEGSWIFKRNGIYYYLYTLSSNANYKYAYVMSRESPLGPFEWPEEDLIATTDHEKGIWGPGHGCLFLPQNSDKAIFVYLEYGEGGTTRQVHADWLEFNPDGTIKPVKLSWEGVGPLREVKEAVDIARQGTASASSCRPGRTVTGESDGIKLAREVTYAAQNAVDGWNRTRWWAAEDDPNPWWQMDLKANYEIDRCELAFNFPTFGHAYILEKSVDGENWLKVKVQEERKLCSPHVVEKVGTARFLRVRILEGTPGLWSFKAFI
- a CDS encoding YeiH family putative sulfate export transporter — encoded protein: MLTKVKTTAPGIIVSICAAVMAMYLSSLVPGDVIGAAVMALLVGMALNPLVSKYKQLDKGIGFTGKWILRLGIILMGVNLNFRDVVDVGRYSLFVMLFTMGTAFGIGNLVGRLFKMNWKITNLLAVSTAVCGGSAVAAVGPVIKADDEDIAYAISATFIFDVITVVAIPWVGMALGMSNLGYGLWVGTAVNDTSSVVAAGYAFSEIAGNTAVIVKLTRTLFIIPFVLIFSFINERLEAKSRAVDGRRVPVNLKKIFPHFVVFFLIVVALRSFGIIPDALVPGLSNSSKFCMVMALAAIGLRTSFGEIKDLGFKPMILGFIVDTLVLFVSMGIQIVTGRF